The genomic stretch aaGGTTCTAGATGGTCCGACCGTTAATGGACTTGTCGAGAATGGTAGGTTAACTCGCTCTAGAGGTCTCAGCCCATGAGATGAAATGTTCCCTTGCTTCTCCTTGCAGATGGAGTGGATGTTGAAGATGATCCCACCTGCTCTTGGCCGGCTTCCTCACCTTCTAGCAAGGACCAGACTTCCCCTAGCCACGGAGAAGGTTGCgattttggagaggaagaaggcgGCCCTGGACTCCCGTATCCATGCCAATTCTGTGACAAGTCCTTTAGCCGCCTCAGCTACCTAAAGCACCATGAGCAGAGCCACAGCGACAAACTGCCTTTCAAATGCACCTACTGCAGCCGGCTGTTCAAACACAAGCGGAGTCGAGACCGCCATATCAAGCTCCACACGGGGGACAAGAAGTACCACTGCAGCGAGTGCGACGCTGCGTTCTCCCGCAGTGATCACCTGAAGATCCACTTAAAGACTCACACGTCCAACAAGCCATATAAATGTGCCATTTGCCGCCGTGGGTTCCTGTCCTCTAGCTCCTTGCACGGACACATGCAGGTTCACGAGAGAAACAAGGACGGCTCCCAGTCTGGCTCCAGGATGGAGGACTGGAAGATGAAGGACACTCAGAAGTGCAGTCAGTGCGAGGAAGGCTTCGACTTCCCGGAAGACCTCCAGAAGCACATCGCGGAGTGCCACCCCGAGTGCTCCCCGAACGAGGACCGGGCGGCCCTCCAGTGCATCTACTGCCACGAGCTCTTTGTGGAGGAGACGCCGCTCATGAACCACATGGAGCAGGTGCACGGCGGGGAGAAGAAGAACTCCTGCAGCATCTGCTCGGAGAGCTTCCACACCGTCGAGGAGCTGTACAGCCACATGGACAGCCACCAGCAGGCCGAGTCATGCAACCACAGCAACAGCCCCTCTCTGGTCACGGTGGGCTACACGTCCGTGTCCAGCACGACTCCGGATTCCAACCTCTCCGTGGACAGCTCGACCATGGTGGAGGCTGCCCCGCCCATCCCGAAGAGCCGGGGGAGGAAGCGGGCCGCCCAGCAGACCCCCGACCTGACCGTCCCCTCGAGTAAACAGGCGAAAGTGACCTACAGCTGTATTTACTGCAACAAGCAGTTGTTCTCGAGTCTGGCCGTTCTGCAGATTCACCTGAAAACGATGCATTTAGACAAGCCCGAACAGGCCCACATCTGTCAGTATTGCTTGGAGGTGTTGCCCTCCCTCTACAACCTGAACGAACATCTCAAGCAAGTGCATGAAGCTCAGGACCCGGGTCTGATCGTTTCTGCCATGCCTGCCATCGTCTACCAGTGCAACTTCTGCTCCGAAGTTGTCAATGACCTCAACACCCTTCAGGAACATATCCGATGCTCTCACGGATTTGCGAACCCTGCCGCTAAGGATAGCAATGCGTTCTTTTGTCCCCATTGCTACATGGGGTTTCTCACTGACTCTTCCCTGGAAGAGCACATAAGACAGGTCCACTGTGACCTCAGTGGTTCCCGATTCGGGTCTCCCGTTCTCGGGACTCCGAAGGAACCGGTCGTAGAAGTCTATTCTTGTTCTTACTGTACGAATTCGCCAATATTCAACAGCGTTCTTAAGCTGAACAAGCATATCAAAGAGAATCACAAAAACATTCCCTTGGCCCTGAATTATATTCACAACGGCAAGAAATCCAGGGCCTTGAGCCCCTTATCTCCTGTGGCCATAGAGCAGACATCTCTTAAGATGATGCAGGCGGTGGGCGGCGCCCCTGGGCGTCCGGCGGGAGAGTATATCTGTAATCAGTGTGGTGCTAAGTACACGTCCCTCGACAGCTTTCAGACTCACCTAAAAACTCATCTCGACACTGTGCTCCCCAAACTGACCTGTCCTCAGTGCAACAAGGAATTCCCCAACCAAGAGTCCTTGCTGAAGCACGTCACCATTCATTTCATGATCACCTCCACCTACTACATCTGCGAGAGCTGCGACAAGCAATTCACATCAGTGGACGACCTTCAGAAACACCTGCTGGACATGCACACCTTCGTCTTCTTCCGGTGCACGCTCTGCCAAGAAGTTTTCGACTCGAAAGTCTCCATTCAGCTGCACCTGGCCGTGAAGCACAGCAACGAGAAGAAGGTCTACAGGTGCACGTCTTGCAACTGGGACTTCCGGAACGAGACCGACTTGCAGCTCCACGTGAAACACAACCACCTGGAAAATCAAGGCAAGGTGCACAAGTGCATCTTCTGCGGCGAGTCTTTTGGCACCGAGGTGGAGCTCCAGTGCCACATCACCACCCACAGCAAGAAGTACAACTGCAAGTTCTGCAGCAAGGCCTTCCACGCCATCATCCTGCTGGAGAAGCACCTACGGGAGAAGCACTGCGTGTTCGAGACCAAGACTCCCAACTGCGGGGCGAACGGGGCTTCGGAGCAGGTCCAGAAGGAGGAGGTGGAGCTGCAGACCCTGCTGACCAACAGCCAGGAGTCCCACAACAGCCACGACGGCAGCGAGGAAGACGTGGACACGTCGGAGCCCATGTACGGCTGCGACATCTGCGGGGCGGCCTACACCATGGAGACCCTGCTGCAGAACCACCAGCTCCGGGACCACAACATCAGACCCGGGGAGAGCGCCATCGTGAAGAAGAAAGCCGAGCTCATCAAAGGGAATTACAAGTGTAACGTGTGCTCTCGAACCTTCTTCTCCGAAAATGGTCTCCGTGAGCATATGCAGACCCACCTCGGCCCCGTCAAACACTACATGTGCCCTATCTGTGGAGAGCGGTTTCCCTCCCTTTTAACCCTGACCGAGCACAAAGTCACGCACAGTAAGAGTCTTGACACGGGCAACTGCCGCATTTGCAAGATGCCTCTCCAGAGCGAAGAGGAGTTTTTAGAGCATTGCCAAATGCACCCTGACTTGCGGAATTCCCTCACGGGATTTCGCTGCGTGGTCTGCATGCAGACCGTGACCTCCACCTTGGAACTCAAAATCCACGGGACATTCCACATGCAAAAGACAGGGAATGGGTCCGCTGTCCAGGCCACGGGGCGTGGCCAGCACGTCCAAAAACTGTACAAGTGTGCGTCTTGCCTCAAAGAGTTCCGTTCCAAGCAGGATCTGGTGAAACTTGACATCAACGGCCTGCCCTACGGTCTGTGCGCCGGCTGTGTGAACCTCAGTAAGAGCGGCAGCCCAGGCATCAACATCCCTCCCGGCACGAATAGGCCGGGCCTGGGCCAGAATGAGAATCTCGCTGCCATCGAGGGGAAAGGCAAGGCGGGGGGACTGAAGACTCGCTGTTCTAGCTGCAACGTTAAGTTTGAGTCTGAAAGCGAACTCCAGAACCACATCCAAACGGTCCACCGAGAGCTCGTGCCAGATAGCAACAGCACACAGTTGAAAACTCCGCAAGTATCGCCCATGCCCAGAATCAGTCCCTCCCAGTCGGACGAGGTAACTTGCCTTTTTCCTGTTTGCTCTTTTAACCTCCTCAGGAAACCCTTGCCACTTGGTGTGTCCACTCTCCGCGGCCTTATTTACTGTCATGTGCCGAGAGATGCTTAGATTGAAATGCAGTGggttccacccccacccccatagcCATTAGCCAGCAATTACTTGCTTCTTGATAAGCAGCATTTTGGCTTGAATGGTGCAAAATAGGACTAATTCCAGTCTCCCTAGGATATTGTCTTCTCTATGA from Neovison vison isolate M4711 chromosome 3, ASM_NN_V1, whole genome shotgun sequence encodes the following:
- the ZNF521 gene encoding zinc finger protein 521 isoform X1, whose protein sequence is MSRRKQAKPRSLKDPNCKLEDKAEDGEALDCKKRPEDGEELEDEAVHSCDSCLQVFESLSDITEHKINQCQLTDGVDVEDDPTCSWPASSPSSKDQTSPSHGEGCDFGEEEGGPGLPYPCQFCDKSFSRLSYLKHHEQSHSDKLPFKCTYCSRLFKHKRSRDRHIKLHTGDKKYHCSECDAAFSRSDHLKIHLKTHTSNKPYKCAICRRGFLSSSSLHGHMQVHERNKDGSQSGSRMEDWKMKDTQKCSQCEEGFDFPEDLQKHIAECHPECSPNEDRAALQCIYCHELFVEETPLMNHMEQVHGGEKKNSCSICSESFHTVEELYSHMDSHQQAESCNHSNSPSLVTVGYTSVSSTTPDSNLSVDSSTMVEAAPPIPKSRGRKRAAQQTPDLTVPSSKQAKVTYSCIYCNKQLFSSLAVLQIHLKTMHLDKPEQAHICQYCLEVLPSLYNLNEHLKQVHEAQDPGLIVSAMPAIVYQCNFCSEVVNDLNTLQEHIRCSHGFANPAAKDSNAFFCPHCYMGFLTDSSLEEHIRQVHCDLSGSRFGSPVLGTPKEPVVEVYSCSYCTNSPIFNSVLKLNKHIKENHKNIPLALNYIHNGKKSRALSPLSPVAIEQTSLKMMQAVGGAPGRPAGEYICNQCGAKYTSLDSFQTHLKTHLDTVLPKLTCPQCNKEFPNQESLLKHVTIHFMITSTYYICESCDKQFTSVDDLQKHLLDMHTFVFFRCTLCQEVFDSKVSIQLHLAVKHSNEKKVYRCTSCNWDFRNETDLQLHVKHNHLENQGKVHKCIFCGESFGTEVELQCHITTHSKKYNCKFCSKAFHAIILLEKHLREKHCVFETKTPNCGANGASEQVQKEEVELQTLLTNSQESHNSHDGSEEDVDTSEPMYGCDICGAAYTMETLLQNHQLRDHNIRPGESAIVKKKAELIKGNYKCNVCSRTFFSENGLREHMQTHLGPVKHYMCPICGERFPSLLTLTEHKVTHSKSLDTGNCRICKMPLQSEEEFLEHCQMHPDLRNSLTGFRCVVCMQTVTSTLELKIHGTFHMQKTGNGSAVQATGRGQHVQKLYKCASCLKEFRSKQDLVKLDINGLPYGLCAGCVNLSKSGSPGINIPPGTNRPGLGQNENLAAIEGKGKAGGLKTRCSSCNVKFESESELQNHIQTVHRELVPDSNSTQLKTPQVSPMPRISPSQSDEKKTYQCIKCQMVFYNEWDIQVHVANHMIDEGLNHECKLCSQTFDSPAKLQCHLIEHSFEGMGGTFKCPVCFTVFVQANKLQQHIFSAHGQEDKIYDCTQCPQKFFFQTELQNHTMTQHSS
- the ZNF521 gene encoding zinc finger protein 521 isoform X3, which produces MSRRKQAKPRSLKDPNCKLEDKAEDGEALDCKKRPEDGEELEDEAVHSCDSCLQVFESLSDITEHKINQYGVDVEDDPTCSWPASSPSSKDQTSPSHGEGCDFGEEEGGPGLPYPCQFCDKSFSRLSYLKHHEQSHSDKLPFKCTYCSRLFKHKRSRDRHIKLHTGDKKYHCSECDAAFSRSDHLKIHLKTHTSNKPYKCAICRRGFLSSSSLHGHMQVHERNKDGSQSGSRMEDWKMKDTQKCSQCEEGFDFPEDLQKHIAECHPECSPNEDRAALQCIYCHELFVEETPLMNHMEQVHGGEKKNSCSICSESFHTVEELYSHMDSHQQAESCNHSNSPSLVTVGYTSVSSTTPDSNLSVDSSTMVEAAPPIPKSRGRKRAAQQTPDLTVPSSKQAKVTYSCIYCNKQLFSSLAVLQIHLKTMHLDKPEQAHICQYCLEVLPSLYNLNEHLKQVHEAQDPGLIVSAMPAIVYQCNFCSEVVNDLNTLQEHIRCSHGFANPAAKDSNAFFCPHCYMGFLTDSSLEEHIRQVHCDLSGSRFGSPVLGTPKEPVVEVYSCSYCTNSPIFNSVLKLNKHIKENHKNIPLALNYIHNGKKSRALSPLSPVAIEQTSLKMMQAVGGAPGRPAGEYICNQCGAKYTSLDSFQTHLKTHLDTVLPKLTCPQCNKEFPNQESLLKHVTIHFMITSTYYICESCDKQFTSVDDLQKHLLDMHTFVFFRCTLCQEVFDSKVSIQLHLAVKHSNEKKVYRCTSCNWDFRNETDLQLHVKHNHLENQGKVHKCIFCGESFGTEVELQCHITTHSKKYNCKFCSKAFHAIILLEKHLREKHCVFETKTPNCGANGASEQVQKEEVELQTLLTNSQESHNSHDGSEEDVDTSEPMYGCDICGAAYTMETLLQNHQLRDHNIRPGESAIVKKKAELIKGNYKCNVCSRTFFSENGLREHMQTHLGPVKHYMCPICGERFPSLLTLTEHKVTHSKSLDTGNCRICKMPLQSEEEFLEHCQMHPDLRNSLTGFRCVVCMQTVTSTLELKIHGTFHMQKTGNGSAVQATGRGQHVQKLYKCASCLKEFRSKQDLVKLDINGLPYGLCAGCVNLSKSGSPGINIPPGTNRPGLGQNENLAAIEGKGKAGGLKTRCSSCNVKFESESELQNHIQTVHRELVPDSNSTQLKTPQVSPMPRISPSQSDEKKTYQCIKCQMVFYNEWDIQVHVANHMIDEGLNHECKLCSQTFDSPAKLQCHLIEHSFEGMGGTFKCPVCFTVFVQANKLQQHIFSAHGQEDKIYDCTQCPQKFFFQTELQNHTMTQHSS
- the ZNF521 gene encoding zinc finger protein 521 isoform X2, whose amino-acid sequence is MSRRKQAKPRSLKDPNCKLEDKAEDGEALDCKKRPEDGEELEDEAVHSCDSCLQVFESLSDITEHKINQCQLTDGVDVEDDPTCSWPASSPSSKDQTSPSHGEGCDFGEEEGGPGLPYPCQFCDKSFSRLSYLKHHEQSHSDKLPFKCTYCSRLFKHKRSRDRHIKLHTGDKKYHCSECDAAFSRSDHLKIHLKTHTSNKPYKCAICRRGFLSSSSLHGHMQVHERNKDGSQSGSRMEDWKMKDTQKCSQCEEGFDFPEDLQKHIAECHPECSPNEDRAALQCIYCHELFVEETPLMNHMEQVHGGEKKNSCSICSESFHTVEELYSHMDSHQQAESCNHSNSPSLVTVGYTSVSSTTPDSNLSVDSSTMVEAAPPIPKSRGRKRAAQQTPDLTVPSSKQAKVTYSCIYCNKQLFSSLAVLQIHLKTMHLDKPEQAHICQYCLEVLPSLYNLNEHLKQVHEAQDPGLIVSAMPAIVYQCNFCSEVVNDLNTLQEHIRCSHGFANPAAKDSNAFFCPHCYMGFLTDSSLEEHIRQVHCDLSGSRFGSPVLGTPKEPVVEVYSCSYCTNSPIFNSVLKLNKHIKENHKNIPLALNYIHNGKKSRALSPLSPVAIEQTSLKMMQAVGGAPGRPAGEYICNQCGAKYTSLDSFQTHLKTHLDTVLPKLTCPQCNKEFPNQESLLKHVTIHFMITSTYYICESCDKQFTSVDDLQKHLLDMHTFVFFRCTLCQEVFDSKVSIQLHLAVKHSNEKKVYRCTSCNWDFRNETDLQLHVKHNHLENQGKVHKCIFCGESFGTEVELQCHITTHSKKYNCKFCSKAFHAIILLEKHLREKHCVFETKTPNCGANGASEQVQKEEVELQTLLTNSQESHNSHDGSEEDVDTSEPMYGCDICGAAYTMETLLQNHQLRDHNIRPGESAIVKKKAELIKGNYKCNVCSRTFFSENGLREHMQTHLGPVKHYMCPICGERFPSLLTLTEHKVTHSKSLDTGNCRICKMPLQSEEEFLEHCQMHPDLRNSLTGFRCVVCMQTVTSTLELKIHGTFHMQKTGNGSAVQATGRGQHVQKLYKCASCLKEFRSKQDLVKLDINGLPYGLCAGCVNLSKSGSPGINIPPGTNRPGLGQNENLAAIEGKGKAGGLKTRCSSCNVKFESESELQNHIQTVHRELVPDSNSTQLKTPQVSPMPRISPSQSDEKTYQCIKCQMVFYNEWDIQVHVANHMIDEGLNHECKLCSQTFDSPAKLQCHLIEHSFEGMGGTFKCPVCFTVFVQANKLQQHIFSAHGQEDKIYDCTQCPQKFFFQTELQNHTMTQHSS